The Flexivirga oryzae genome has a segment encoding these proteins:
- a CDS encoding YbiU family protein translates to MPTATLPPLPQWPTPPSDLGGAIREVKLALRRRIEASGRSVEEVFDVVERRIAARVAEIKEIQQSGGNPWPVIEFDEVADPANHARLHELLRRRGCAVIRGHFPREQALAWDQGIVDYVETNHFFENYRGPGDDFFGSVGSKPEIYPIYWSRPQMAARQSDRMATVQSFLNHAWRSESEGRQWFDPDRDSLYPDRIRRRPPGADSAGLGTHLDPGTLDLWMTRTNQQAFRHLFDGSVEQYDPWDAAYRTIGNQYPGSTMCSAFRTFQGWTALSDMRHDQGVLQTVPIPEAMAYLMLRPLLEDVPEDEMCGVATNQVFPAGWKWQPLLMDALSGLPDIQAGDSVWWHCDMIHGVDSVQDQQGWGNVMYIPAAPWCPRNAEYAVSVRAAFAAGDSPTDFPAEHYERDWADRFTEEELNDTGRRGLGLVD, encoded by the coding sequence ATGCCGACCGCGACACTCCCACCGCTTCCCCAGTGGCCGACTCCCCCGTCTGACCTCGGTGGCGCCATCCGCGAGGTCAAGCTCGCGCTGCGCCGGCGCATCGAGGCTTCCGGGCGAAGCGTCGAGGAGGTCTTCGACGTCGTCGAGCGGCGCATCGCGGCCCGGGTCGCCGAGATCAAGGAGATCCAGCAGTCCGGCGGAAACCCTTGGCCGGTCATCGAATTCGATGAGGTCGCGGATCCGGCCAACCACGCTCGACTCCATGAGCTGCTCCGCCGCCGTGGCTGCGCCGTGATCCGCGGCCACTTCCCCCGCGAGCAGGCCCTGGCCTGGGACCAGGGCATCGTCGACTACGTCGAGACGAACCACTTCTTCGAGAACTACCGCGGTCCCGGCGACGACTTCTTCGGCTCGGTCGGCTCCAAGCCCGAGATCTACCCGATCTACTGGTCCCGGCCGCAGATGGCGGCGCGCCAGAGCGACCGGATGGCGACCGTGCAGTCGTTCCTCAACCACGCGTGGCGCAGCGAATCCGAGGGCCGGCAATGGTTCGACCCGGACCGTGACTCCCTCTACCCGGACCGCATCCGGCGCCGGCCGCCGGGTGCCGACTCCGCCGGGCTGGGCACCCATCTCGACCCCGGAACCCTCGACCTGTGGATGACCCGCACCAACCAGCAGGCGTTCCGGCACCTCTTCGACGGCTCGGTCGAGCAGTACGACCCGTGGGACGCGGCCTACCGCACGATCGGTAATCAGTACCCCGGGAGCACGATGTGCTCGGCCTTCCGCACCTTCCAGGGCTGGACCGCCCTGTCGGACATGCGACACGACCAGGGTGTGCTGCAGACCGTGCCGATCCCCGAAGCCATGGCCTACCTCATGTTGCGCCCGCTGCTGGAGGACGTGCCCGAGGACGAGATGTGCGGAGTGGCCACGAATCAGGTCTTCCCGGCCGGTTGGAAGTGGCAGCCGCTGCTCATGGATGCCCTGAGCGGTCTGCCCGACATACAGGCCGGTGACTCGGTCTGGTGGCACTGCGACATGATCCACGGCGTGGATTCGGTGCAGGACCAACAGGGTTGGGGCAACGTGATGTACATCCCCGCCGCGCCCTGGTGCCCTCGCAACGCGGAGTATGCCGTCTCCGTCCGCGCCGCGTTCGCCGCAGGCGACAGCCCGACCGACTTCCCCGCCGAGCACTACGAGCGCGACTGGGCGGACCGGTTCACCGAGGAGGAACTGAACGACACCGGTCGCCGCGGGCTGGGCCTCGTCGACTGA
- the dxs gene encoding 1-deoxy-D-xylulose-5-phosphate synthase, with protein MGLLETISSPEDLRRLPADRLDDLAVEIREFLVDSVSRTGGHLGPNLGVVELTIALHRVFESPKDSIVFDTGHQSYVHKLLTGRHDFSKLKKQGGLSGYPSRAESEHDIVESSHASSSLSWAEGIAKARVLAGERNRHTVAVIGDGALTGGMSWEAINNIAVEQDLPLVIVVNDNERSYAPTIGGLADHLAALRTTRNYERMLDWGKTTLRGTPVVGDIVYETLHGVKRGIKDIVYPQQGMFEDLGIKYVGPVDGHDEAAVEQALRRARSFGAPCIVHVITEKGRGYQPALDDEADHMHGIGKINPETGLPFEVAGRIWTDEFSDEMVRLGKERPDLVAITAAMMIPVGLDKFAEKYPQRVIDVGIAEQHAVTMASGLAYGGMHPVVAVYATFLNRAFDQMLMDAGLHHAGVTFVLDRAGVTGSDGPSHNGMWDMSICSIVPGLRLAAPRDGEQVKAQLREAVAVDDAPTVLRFPKGDVAEPLAAVRSDGTLDVLHDADDPQVLIVGVGAMCPTALQVAEKLEAQGHSALVVDPRWVLPVSDDVVRLARTAQHVVVIEDNLVTSGIGVAIAHSLRVADVPAQVHTFGIPKEYLDHASRGQVLEAIGLTPDVIGTQLIARLTAHA; from the coding sequence GTGGGACTGCTCGAGACGATCTCGTCACCCGAGGACCTGCGGCGGCTGCCCGCGGATCGCCTGGACGACCTGGCGGTGGAGATCCGCGAGTTCCTGGTCGACTCGGTGTCCCGGACCGGCGGCCACCTCGGGCCCAACCTGGGCGTCGTCGAGCTCACCATCGCGCTGCACCGCGTCTTCGAGTCGCCAAAGGACTCGATCGTCTTCGACACCGGCCACCAGTCCTACGTGCACAAGCTGCTCACCGGGCGGCACGACTTCTCCAAACTGAAGAAGCAGGGCGGTCTGTCCGGCTACCCGTCGCGGGCGGAGTCCGAGCACGACATCGTGGAGAGTTCGCACGCGTCGTCGTCGCTGTCCTGGGCCGAGGGCATCGCCAAGGCACGGGTGCTCGCGGGGGAACGGAACCGGCATACCGTCGCGGTGATCGGTGACGGCGCGCTCACCGGCGGTATGTCGTGGGAGGCCATCAACAACATCGCCGTCGAGCAGGATCTGCCGCTGGTGATCGTGGTCAACGACAACGAACGCAGCTACGCGCCGACCATCGGCGGGCTCGCCGACCACCTGGCGGCGCTGCGCACCACCCGCAACTACGAGCGGATGCTCGACTGGGGCAAGACGACGCTGAGGGGCACGCCGGTGGTCGGCGACATCGTCTACGAGACGCTGCACGGGGTGAAGCGCGGCATCAAGGACATCGTCTACCCGCAGCAGGGGATGTTCGAGGACCTCGGCATCAAGTATGTCGGGCCGGTCGACGGCCACGACGAGGCCGCGGTCGAGCAGGCGTTGCGGCGCGCCCGCTCGTTCGGTGCGCCGTGCATCGTGCACGTCATCACCGAGAAGGGCCGCGGCTACCAGCCGGCGCTGGACGACGAGGCCGACCACATGCACGGCATCGGCAAGATCAACCCGGAGACCGGCCTCCCCTTCGAGGTGGCGGGACGGATCTGGACCGACGAGTTCAGCGACGAGATGGTGCGGCTGGGCAAGGAGCGCCCCGACCTGGTCGCGATCACCGCGGCGATGATGATCCCGGTCGGGCTGGACAAGTTCGCCGAGAAGTACCCGCAGCGGGTCATCGACGTCGGCATCGCCGAGCAGCACGCGGTGACGATGGCCTCCGGGCTCGCGTACGGCGGCATGCACCCGGTGGTAGCGGTCTACGCGACCTTCCTCAACCGCGCGTTCGACCAGATGCTGATGGATGCCGGATTGCACCACGCGGGAGTCACTTTCGTGCTCGACCGGGCCGGCGTCACCGGGTCGGACGGCCCGTCGCACAACGGCATGTGGGACATGTCGATCTGCTCGATCGTGCCCGGGCTGCGGCTGGCGGCGCCACGGGACGGGGAGCAGGTGAAGGCTCAGCTGCGCGAGGCCGTCGCCGTCGACGACGCACCGACGGTGCTCCGCTTCCCCAAGGGCGACGTCGCCGAGCCGCTCGCCGCGGTGCGTTCCGACGGCACACTGGACGTGCTGCACGACGCGGACGACCCGCAGGTGCTGATCGTGGGTGTCGGCGCGATGTGCCCGACGGCCCTGCAGGTCGCGGAGAAGCTTGAGGCACAGGGGCATTCGGCGCTGGTCGTGGACCCGCGCTGGGTGCTCCCGGTGTCCGACGACGTGGTGCGGCTGGCCCGGACGGCGCAGCATGTCGTGGTCATCGAGGACAACCTGGTGACCTCCGGCATCGGCGTCGCGATCGCGCACAGCCTGCGGGTCGCCGACGTCCCGGCGCAGGTGCACACCTTCGGCATTCCGAAGGAATACCTCGACCACGCCTCGCGCGGGCAGGTGCTCGAGGCGATCGGCCTGACACCCGACGTCATCGGCACGCAGCTGATCGCGCGGCTCACCGCGCACGCGTGA
- a CDS encoding aminoglycoside phosphotransferase family protein, whose product MTAGADRAAPSADRAATSADRVATKERIEIAQPTSALWQTDAWRREATRWIDESLERRGLTRVPVTPRQPRVRAWSTQLVVDTSAGRAWFKACSPSTSPEPVIYRVLAKVAPDRLPEVWASDEERGWLLMPDQGRQLREVADADSIVGLWSGVLRRYARLQRASVDVVDDLVAGGVPRWSSPELVEHWLAGYGAALPGTEDPVRAAAARLADSGLPDTIQHNDLHAGNVFCVDGSAAAIHDSRFFDWGDAYVGNPLCSLMIALQGPSYHFGLPADPERDARLVRSYVSAWADLVPSARLKELLPDALLLAQLARIRAMERALGHATDAERAQWAPQVIDPAVRQVCAVTGVDLPAPVDAGSDG is encoded by the coding sequence GTGACAGCGGGCGCGGATCGAGCAGCGCCGTCCGCGGATCGAGCAGCGACGTCCGCGGATCGAGTAGCGACGAAGGAGCGTATCGAGATCGCGCAGCCGACTTCTGCGTTGTGGCAGACCGATGCGTGGCGTCGTGAGGCGACCCGCTGGATCGACGAGTCGCTCGAGCGCCGCGGGCTGACCCGGGTGCCGGTGACTCCGCGCCAGCCGCGGGTGCGTGCCTGGTCCACCCAACTCGTGGTCGACACCTCGGCGGGACGGGCGTGGTTCAAGGCGTGCTCGCCGAGCACGTCGCCGGAGCCGGTGATCTACCGGGTGCTGGCGAAGGTGGCGCCCGACCGGTTGCCGGAGGTCTGGGCGTCGGACGAGGAGCGTGGCTGGTTGCTGATGCCGGACCAGGGACGGCAACTGCGTGAGGTCGCCGATGCCGACAGCATCGTCGGGCTGTGGTCCGGTGTGCTGCGGCGCTATGCCCGGCTGCAGCGGGCATCGGTCGACGTCGTGGACGATCTGGTCGCCGGTGGCGTGCCGCGCTGGAGTTCGCCGGAGCTCGTCGAGCACTGGCTCGCGGGGTACGGCGCCGCGTTGCCCGGGACCGAAGATCCGGTGCGTGCGGCCGCTGCGCGGTTGGCCGACTCCGGGTTGCCGGACACCATCCAGCACAACGACCTGCACGCCGGCAACGTGTTCTGCGTGGACGGGTCCGCGGCCGCCATACACGACTCCCGGTTCTTCGACTGGGGCGATGCCTATGTCGGAAACCCGCTGTGCTCGTTGATGATTGCGCTGCAGGGACCGTCATACCACTTCGGCCTGCCGGCCGATCCCGAGCGTGACGCGCGCCTGGTCCGGTCCTATGTGTCGGCGTGGGCCGACCTGGTGCCGAGCGCGCGCCTCAAGGAACTGTTGCCGGACGCGCTGTTGCTCGCCCAGCTGGCGCGCATCCGTGCGATGGAGCGGGCACTCGGCCATGCGACCGACGCGGAGCGCGCGCAATGGGCGCCGCAGGTCATCGACCCGGCGGTGCGGCAGGTGTGCGCGGTGACCGGAGTGGACTTGCCGGCACCGGTCGACGCGGGGAGCGACGGCTGA
- a CDS encoding ECF transporter S component, whose product MATVSAPTERAKITSLLSYRTIDLVTVATLGVASGVVFWAWSQAWNGISTLALFTAPPVLGLLAGPWLIAGVLGGLVVRKPGAALAAELIGAAVEMLIGNQWGTSTLISGLLQGLGVEVVLALLLYKRFGVVAAALGGALAGAFEIFYEWHSYYSAWTWNYKLAYLGCTMLSGALLAGVVGWLLVRALAATGVLDAFGAGREHHARNAV is encoded by the coding sequence ATGGCTACTGTCAGCGCGCCCACCGAACGGGCGAAGATCACGTCGCTGCTCAGCTATCGCACGATCGACCTGGTCACGGTCGCCACCCTCGGCGTCGCGTCCGGTGTCGTCTTCTGGGCCTGGTCCCAGGCCTGGAACGGCATCAGCACGCTCGCCCTCTTCACCGCTCCCCCGGTGCTCGGCCTGCTGGCGGGGCCGTGGCTGATCGCCGGTGTGCTCGGCGGCCTCGTGGTGCGCAAGCCGGGTGCGGCGCTCGCCGCCGAGCTGATCGGCGCCGCCGTCGAGATGCTCATCGGCAACCAGTGGGGCACCAGCACCCTCATCTCCGGCCTGCTGCAAGGGCTCGGCGTCGAGGTCGTCCTGGCGCTGCTGCTCTACAAACGCTTCGGCGTCGTGGCGGCAGCTCTGGGCGGTGCGCTCGCGGGCGCGTTCGAGATCTTCTACGAGTGGCACAGCTACTACTCGGCGTGGACCTGGAACTACAAGCTGGCCTACCTGGGCTGCACGATGCTCTCCGGCGCGCTCCTGGCCGGCGTGGTCGGCTGGCTGCTGGTGCGTGCGCTGGCCGCCACCGGTGTCCTGGACGCCTTCGGCGCGGGTCGTGAGCACCACGCCCGCAACGCGGTGTGA
- a CDS encoding ROK family transcriptional regulator, producing the protein MTSAPPEVLRALTDQQVLELLYDGPRSRAELAAVGGFSKPTASESVRRLQARGLVAETGELRRGAGRSASLVAIRPEAGAGLAVTIDATGVRATTLAVSGATLDESEVALSGAHNPRAVAAALRKAVSSVTAASDVPVRAAAVSAADPVRRSDGRLVELPDAPFLVGSLDARRTLAPYIGGEVLVGNDVNWAARAESAARPGSDDFGYLHLGTGLGGAVVTDGAVRRGHQGLAGEVAHVIVSGPGGRAMPITEVFAEMKLRQRDSTAIDVAAVHRELADPRRAAVLGRALSGVVGAFVGLTDPAFVVVAGPWGDAAVPCLEEALRDCPRPVALKRAKVADPAAAGVRDGAVAALRSWVSNAATRPVE; encoded by the coding sequence ATGACGAGTGCTCCACCGGAGGTGCTGCGCGCGCTGACCGACCAGCAGGTGCTCGAGCTGCTGTATGACGGGCCGCGCAGCCGGGCCGAGCTCGCGGCCGTCGGGGGGTTCTCCAAGCCGACGGCTTCGGAGAGCGTGCGCCGGCTCCAGGCCCGCGGCCTGGTCGCCGAAACCGGGGAACTCCGCCGCGGTGCAGGTCGATCCGCCAGCCTGGTCGCGATCCGTCCGGAAGCCGGTGCCGGGCTGGCCGTCACGATCGACGCGACCGGTGTCCGCGCGACCACCCTCGCGGTGTCCGGGGCGACCCTCGACGAAAGTGAAGTGGCTCTGTCGGGCGCGCACAATCCGCGCGCGGTCGCAGCGGCGCTGCGCAAGGCGGTCAGCTCGGTGACGGCGGCGTCGGACGTCCCAGTACGTGCCGCGGCGGTGAGTGCCGCCGACCCGGTACGGCGCTCGGACGGCCGGTTGGTGGAGTTGCCCGACGCGCCGTTCCTCGTCGGATCACTCGACGCACGCCGGACGCTGGCGCCATACATCGGGGGCGAGGTGCTGGTCGGCAACGACGTGAACTGGGCGGCCCGGGCCGAGTCGGCGGCGCGGCCGGGCAGCGATGACTTCGGCTATCTGCACCTCGGCACCGGGCTCGGCGGTGCCGTCGTGACCGATGGAGCGGTGCGACGCGGTCATCAGGGACTCGCTGGTGAGGTGGCGCACGTGATCGTCTCCGGGCCCGGCGGGAGGGCGATGCCGATCACCGAGGTCTTCGCGGAAATGAAGCTCCGGCAACGTGATTCGACAGCCATCGACGTCGCCGCCGTGCACCGGGAACTGGCCGATCCACGCCGGGCCGCAGTGCTCGGCCGCGCGCTGAGCGGGGTGGTCGGTGCGTTCGTCGGACTGACCGATCCGGCATTCGTGGTCGTCGCCGGGCCGTGGGGAGACGCGGCGGTGCCATGCCTGGAGGAGGCGCTGCGGGACTGTCCGCGGCCGGTCGCGCTGAAGCGTGCGAAGGTCGCTGACCCGGCCGCGGCGGGAGTGCGGGACGGTGCTGTGGCGGCGCTGCGTAGTTGGGTTTCGAATGCCGCGACGCGACCGGTTGAGTGA